The proteins below are encoded in one region of Drosophila santomea strain STO CAGO 1482 chromosome 3R, Prin_Dsan_1.1, whole genome shotgun sequence:
- the LOC120451366 gene encoding zinc finger FYVE domain-containing protein 26 homolog, which produces MDDQQEENMQQLLNLLPKDQRQIFEIFIQWLHGKSSGPIQSHQNALLTVLQTSPYPALQLLQLLHKRSKLHIGQIISTLLRQLLDGDVSSPRSLCVLANFPASVLEAATLRQKLMTRLVVHSVTSEHLMLAMLSRSDGQLLDDLLQEQQLTMRTQCTEAAPTKLLVLWLAHNQREHFVASVCQHLKDFQCFQDATLRNNLLILRLANEFALGPQTLDELGCLEKFLSEFDVSAVPEELQEVHRFFYADFQRLSILLNFLRPREVSKTLRVDALLRATGVLPLIHENGISFEHQELQRLLEDTYKWQQLTPALKCHHQQEVEILSYYTALCHVYNVVLDQGEQTTKTKLVQLSMQLRQLHQLGTLCSLLEDIFLLVFLRWEQLEPNTQRKREDDENDEEDDEQYVDDDVASTSRPTAVHSQRTRYGFICRSAQLHALFTFLKAFVTKKLHSQDYKCAPEHQGRFQRLVDAISEALWKLGVLQKIEQSLLKSAPSISCLLEPDQLLQLVQLHSTAKEKASSDDESRERSNHASSLNRRKARKQRRAVSFSGGVAGKASVDGGLTMEQLRARAQLLSGSGSRKNSCVTSPCERSIIPKMLSTPEQLAIMALALKNFNDVKQIIETFHLEQSQLNRELHFMEQQQLVKQKLSAIYANYQILEGQQANSGETTVEQIKGVAAKGFELSKIISVVDNFAQAQRLQQSPELKALIQRHNSSAQQGLLQQFEERNLNSLIICDLIVNLGFNREITSNLLLVIRRQQQQKKGSDEACSSSGSSDLGAMNLLQNLCECMRLLERSGQQAALNELLSLKSYPLRPAVLALQLQREAAFQTLYQKEPSEYSHGQELRSNASQFQQLRSRHNYYARFCTYVQQLGRLLQLRDPNLEYHTTQLLRNDPYEVIGELIYECGITPLEIEASVSALHLNLVHVIALNICPQLSEEPTKRLPRVVAPQKQESIHNYISQHNQLLAQVLLAIQLGSLPDGDAGLNFSFLGQLVHLPEVEVLASMHDGNRVLAALNAYKLESAHLDQLVTDREQLLQILLLGIGGQTDSPKQLKSRIDQLIGDLIEKDPRNIHLVVHMGNLGLRAELLKEHFTRIPSSQQAKELIERTLQHRSAAEAIAPALRSELEHTLSDITIYARVSALLKFESWPQAYDFGRQTPNVIFEQLLQRRRFGLCLEWSRVVFLAGSAGQQRMCLLTLLDALLELRDGEELDESLLGIVEMFPPNPLVNFLDTHKDKFRSLPLLQWVIDYLECHARDPRLYRNYQLSLEFLRQMDTTERSQFWKLLRHPLLIVEQLVMNARFELLGKLLDAARSKLLKERPLGPCPYCFEKTGHVYDVQSSAGSGSGARETPAKLRFQLGQTTSEAFILLNFNSYQQDHFVGQDCLDLLLRIYASKALDYHVANVRAASEPSSLGTDVHNSLDSLCGAFVMPKQAPNRQQWTRDEEASHCMCCRRAAFTMLMRRHHCRRCGRVVCYACSTHRIRIPELYDELEVRICNDCASSTAAKDQGDGTSSERSATSGLGSKSSGRSDSCKWQLSGIITHDKLLREEFSYEHAPSVALSLSILRNHVEQRSCVDLLLFHCRKLEKLIVPNPEVDYGLVAKMINCLAFAAKVRGAPVELENIREHSEIIMAVVQQGCESLIPTGPLNNHNLRKLADALVEAEHWTLALEVHLKCGFATTGVMAAHGLACLRAGCYDAAREKFAHCMTRLSSEQLNSSICKNMFGVASAEAVLLPRKRPQRGPALLQEILQLIAAIPQIQPQPETLHRASLIRSSNSSLASLFTRRREPYVQQRPLQEPALNIMNALAGLKNLAKGHYGGQMPVSEESRRQERGFEESLHYVLTYGSNGDILTFLMRREELRAALRYWQHQQLDADLFIHHIFYPQLANGGLTVLMDELQQLHDAQFTAWRLPLLQTCRHLEQQQQLSSLYQLQLLLRDPIRASMTCVKFYALQCENFQKLHANAQHLLAALRHLQGELDMSEWEHLQRQQGRRNSVSSTASVRGACFAMQMDARALNGHINTIRRQLEVAKFLDKCEREQAQDEPLKTIQTLKQIRLESSRGTLPTLFEGAADRIQICILILMCGKNIDEGFGLAYGIMQDYKLAAIKVFGATAKYLSRNQRLGEVERLLDCIGSNNGGGISTESDEILSIAINAAVHSSAPETKQMLDRLIKRIGSVELRVSSYIYIGQLKSAYLLANKHERLADIRRILRQAELTGQVHIKKLCEMKLQLSAPPTLL; this is translated from the exons ATGGACGACCAGCAGGAGGAGAATATGCAGCagcttttaaatttgttgccCAAGGATCAGCGGCAGATCTTTGAG ATCTTCATACAGTGGCTGCACGGCAAATCATCCGGGCCCATTCAATCCCACCAGAACGCCCTGCTAACTGTGCTCCAGACGTCGCCCTATCCCGCCCTACAACTGCTGCAATTGCTCCACAAACGGTCTAAGCTGCACATTGGCCAAATAATTTCCACCTTGCTTCGTCAGCTGCTAGATGGCGATGTTTCATCTCCGCGTTCTCTTTGTGTGCTGGCCAATTTTCCGGCGAGCGTTTTGGAGGCGGCTACACTTCGTCAAAAGTTGATGACTCGTCTTGTGGTTCATTCCGTAACCAGTGAGCACTTGATGCTGGCAATGTTGTCACGCAGCGATGGACAACTTCTGGATGATCTGCTGCAAGAGCAGCAACTGACCATGCGGACGCAGTGTACTGAGGCGGCGCCAACTAAACTTTTAGTCCTGTGGCTGGCTCACAACCAAAGGGAGCACTTTGTAGCCAGTGTGTGCCAACATCTCAAGGACTTTCAGTGCTTCCAGGATGCCACTTTGAGGAACAACCTGCTTATCCTGCGACTCGCCAATGAGTTTGCTCTGGGCCCGCAAACTTTGGACGAGCTTGGGTGCCTGGAAAAATTCTTATCGGAATTTGATGTCAGCGCTGTTCCTGAGGAATTGCAGGAAGTTCACAGGTTTTTCTATGCTGACTTTCAACGCCTTTCGATTTTGCTCAATTTCCTGCGTCCACGGGAGGTAAGCAAAACGCTAAGAGTAGATGCCCTTCTGCGGGCGACGGGCGTGCTGCCCTTAATCCATGAAAATGGTATTAGTTTCGAGCACCAAGAGCTACAGCGTTTACTTGAGGATACTTACAAATGGCAGCAGCTGACCCCTGCACTGAAGTGTCACCATCAGCAGGAGGTGGAGATTCTGAGCTACTACACCGCTCTCTGTCACGTGTACAATGTGGTCCTCGACCAGGGCGAACAAACAACGAAGACCAAGCTGGTACAGCTCTCCATGCAGTTAAGGCAACTGCATCAGCTGGGCACCTTGTGCTCCCTGTTGGAGGACATCTTCCTGTTGGTTTTTCTTCGTTGGGAACAGCTTGAACCGAATACTCAGAGGAAAAGGGAAGATGACGAGAATGACGAGGAAGATGATGAACAGTATGTCGATGATGACGTTGCATCGACATCGCGTCCAACCGCTGTTCACAGCCAGCGCACCCGCTATGGATTCATCTGCCGATCGGCCCAGTTGCACGCACTTTTTACCTTTCTTAAGGCATTTGTCACCAAAAAGCTTCATTCACAAGACTACAAGTGCGCCCCGGAGCATCAAGGCAGATTTCAGCGACTGGTGGATGCTATTAGCGAAGCTTTGTGGAAGCTGGGAGTTTTGCAAAAGATCGAGCAGTCGCTGCTCAAGTCGGCGCCATCCATCAGCTGCCTTCTGGAGCCTGATCAGCTACTCCAGTTGGTTCAACTCCATAGCACAGCCAAGGAGAAGGCCTCCAGCGATGACGAAAGCCGGGAACGCAGTAACCACGCATCCAGCCTTAACCGGAGAAAGGCTCGAAAGCAGCGCCGGGCGGTCAGCTTTAGTGGAGGGGTAGCTGGCAAAGCATCCGTGGATGGTGGCCTTACCATGGAGCAGCTGCGGGCACGGGCACAGTTACTtagtggcagtggcagtagGAAAAATTCTTGTGTTACCTCTCCATGTGAGCGGTCCATTATCCCCAAAATGCTGAGCACGCCCGAACAATTGGCCATCATGGCGCTGGCACTGAAGAATTTTAACGATGTCAAGCAGATCATCGAG ACGTTTCATCTGGAGCAGAGCCAATTGAACCGTGAACTGCATTTCAtggaacagcagcagctggtgAAGCAGAAACTGTCTGCCATCTACGCCAACTACCAGATTTTAGAGGGGCAGCAGGCGAACTCTGGGGAGACCACCGTGGAGCAAATCAAGGGCGTGGCAGCCAAGGGCTTTGAATTGTCCAAGATCATCAGCGTTGTGGACAACTTTGCGCAGGCTCAGCGTCTTCAGCAAAGCCCAGAGCTAAAAGCGCTCATTCAGCGGCACAATTCAAGCGCACAACAGGGACTCCTTCAGCAGTTCGAGGAACGCAATCTGAATTCCCTAATCATATGCGATCTTATTGTGAACCTGGGCTTCAATCGGGAAATCACAAGTAACCTGTTATTGGTCATTCGacgccaacagcagcagaagaagggCAGCGATGAGGCGTGTAGCTCGTCTGGTTCGTCTGATCTCGGAGCCATGAATCTCCTGCAGAATCTCTGTGAGTGCATGCGTTTGCTTGAGCGATCTGGTCAGCAGGCTGCGCTGAATGAGTTACTCTCTCTAAAGAGTTATCCACTGAGGCCGGCAGTCTTGGCTCTACAACTCCAACGGGAGGCTGCATTCCAAACGCTCTACCAAAAGGAGCCATCCGAATATTCGCATGGTCAAGAGCTGCGCTCCAACGCCAGTCAATTCCAACAGCTGCGTTCGCGCCACAACTACTACGCCCGCTTCTGCACATATGTCCAACAACTAGGCCGCCTCTTGCAGCTCAGGGATCCCAACCTGGAGTATCACACAACACAGCTGCTTCGCAACGATCCCTACGAAGTTATTGGCGAACTGATCTACGAGTGTGGCATAACACCCTTGGAGATCGAGGCAAGTGTTTCGGCACTACACCTTAATCTCGTTCACGTGATTGCTCTAAATATTTGCCCCCAACTGAGCGAGGAACCCACAAAGCGATTACCACGCGTTGTGGCTCCGCAAAAGCAGGAATCTATTCACAACTATATTTCGCAACACAATCAGTTGTTGGCTCAAGTACTGCTGGCCATACAGCTAGGCAGTCTTCCCGATGGCGATGCGGGACTAAACTTCTCTTTCTTGGGTCAGCTGGTTCATCTACCTGAGGTGGAGGTTCTGGCCTCCATGCACGACGGGAACCGTGTGCTGGCCGCATTGAACGCATACAAGCTGGAAAGTGCACATCTCGACCAGTTGGTGACGGATCGGGAACAACTATTGCAGATTCTCCTCCTTGGAATAGGTGGACAAACAG ATTCCCCAAAGCAGCTTAAGTCTCGGATTGACCAACTTATTGGGGATCTAATCGAAAAGGATCCGCGAAATATACATCTCGTAGTCCACATGGGCAATCTCGGACTGCGAGCAGAGCTGCTCAAGGAGCACTTCACGCGCATTCCCAGCAGTCAGCAGGCCAAGGAGCTAATAGAACGAACCCTGCAGCACCGCTCGGCGGCTGAGGCAATCGCCCCCGCGCTTCGCAGTGAACTGGAGCACACGCTGTCAGACATCACCATATATGCCAGAGTGTCGGCTCTTCTGAAATTCGAGAGCTGGCCGCAGGCCTATGACTTTGGACGTCAGACGCCGAATGTGATCTTCGAGCAGTTGCTGCAGAGACGGCGATTTGGTCTCTGTTTGGAGTGGAGTCGAGTGGTATTCCTTGCTGGGTCCGCTGGACAGCAACGGATGTGCCTGCTCACCCTGTTGGATGCTCTTTTGGAATTGAGGGATGGCGAGGAGCTGGATGAGTCCCTTTTGGGTATTGTGGAGATGTTTCCACCCAACCCATTGGTGAATTTCCTGGATACACACAAGGATAAGTTTAGGTCGCTGCCGCTTCTGCAGTGGGTAATTGACTACCTGGAGTGTCACGCCCGTGATCCGCGTCTCTACAGAAACTATCAGCTTTCCCTTGAGTTCCTGCGACAAATGGATACCACTGAGCGGTCTCAGTTTTGGAAATTACTCCGTCATCCCTTGCTCATCGTAGAGCAGTTGGTGATGAATGCTCGCTTTGAATTGCTGGGAAAACTACTAGATGCGGCGCGATCCAAGTTGCTGAAGGAGCGACCATTAGGTCCATGTCCGTACTGTTTTGAGAAAACAGGCCATGTTTACGATGTGCAGTCTAGTGCAGGTTCAGGAAGTGGAGCTAGAGAAACACCCGCAAAGTTACGCTTTCAACTGGGACAAACAACATCGGAGGCTTTTATTCTGCTGAACTTTAACTCTTACCAGCAGGATCACTTTGTGGGCCAGGATTGCTTGGACCTGTTACTGCGAATTTATGCCAGCAAAGCTCTGGACTACCATGTGGCAAATGTGCGTGCTGCGTCCGAGCCGAGTTCTCTTGGCACAGATGTGCATAACTCACTGGACTCACTATGTGGTGCGTTCGTAATGCCCAAGCAAGCACCCAACCGCCAGCAGTGGACGCGCGATGAGGAGGCCAGCCACTGCATGTGCTGCCGACGAGCAGCCTTCACTATGTTGATGCGGCGACATCACTGCCGTAGGTGTGGGCGGGTGGTGTGCTACGCCTGCTCCACCCATCGAATACGCATCCCTGAGCTTTACGACGAGCTGGAGGTGCGCATTTGCAACGATTGTGCGAGCAGCACGGCTGCCAAGGATCAAGGAGATGGCACTTCTAGTGAGCGAAGTGCTACCTCGGGACTAGGATCGAAGTCTTCTGGTCGGAGTGATTCCTGCAAATGGCAACTAAGTGGGATTATTACACACGATAAGCTGCTGCGCGAGGAGTTCTCCTATGAACACGCTCCCAGTGTGGCTCTCAGTTTGTCCATACTTCGCAATCATGTCGAGCAGCGCAGCTGCGTTGATTTGCTGCTCTTCCACTGCCGCAAACTGGAAAAGCTAATCGTGCCCAATCCAGAGGTGGACTACGGCTTGGTGGCCAAGATGATAAACTGTCTGGCTTTCGCCGCAAAG GTTCGTGGCGCACCAGTAGAGCTGGAAAACATTCGTGAGCACTCGGAAATTATTATGGCAGTGGTGCAGCAGGGCTGTGAGTCTCTGATTCCAACTGGACCACTCAATAACCACAATCTGCGCAAGCTCGCAGACGCTTTGGTGGAGGCGGAGCATTGGACTCTAGCTCTGGAAGTTCATCTGAAGTGTGGTTTCGCCACCACCGGCGTAATGGCGGCCCACGGACTGGCCTGCCTTCGTGCCGGTTGCTATGATGCAG CCCGCGAAAAGTTTGCTCACTGCATGACTCGCCTCTCCAGTGAGCAACTGAACAGCAGCATCTGTAAGAATATGTTCGGAGTGGCTTCGGCGGAGGCAGTGCTCTTGCCCAGAAAGCGGCCACAGCGCGGTCCAGCACTTCTCCAGGAAATCCTACAGCTGATAGCCGCCATTCCTCAGATTCAACCTCAACCGGAGACCCTTCACCGTGCCTCGCTTATTCGTAGCTCAAATTCTTCGCTGGCCTCACTTTTCACACGGCGTCGGGAGCCCTACGTTCAGCAACGTCCGCTCCAGGAACCAGCTTTAAACATCATGAACGCGCTGGCAGGACTTAAGAACTTAGCCAAGGGGCACTATGGTGGCCAAATGCCAGTTAGCGAGGAAAGTCGCCGGCAGGAGCGCGGCTTTGAAGAATCACTGCACTATGTGCTTACCTACGGCAGTAACGGCGATATTCTTACCTTTCTAATGCGTCGTGAAGAGCTGCGGGCAGCACTTCGCTACTGGCAGCACCAGCAGTTGGATGCGGATCTCTTCATTCATCACATTTTCTACCCCCAATTGGCCAACGGCGGTCTAACCGTTTTGATGGACGAACTGCAACAGCTACACGATGCTCAATTCACTGCTTGGCGCCTGCCGTTGCTGCAGACCTGTCGCCAtttggagcagcagcagcaactcagTTCGCTGTACcaattgcagctgctgctaAGGGATCCCATCCGGGCCAGCATGACGTGTGTGAAGTTCTACGCCCTACAGTGCGAGAACTTTCAGAAGCTGCATGCCAACGCCCAGCACTTGCTCGCGGCCCTCAGGCACCTTCAGGGAGAACTAGATATGTCAGAGTGGGAGCACCTGCAACGACAGCAGGGTCGCAGAAACAGTGTAAGTAGCACAGCGAGCGTTAGAGGTGCTTGCTTTGCCATGCAAATGGATGCCAGGGCTCTCAATGGACACATCAATACCATCCGGCGGCAGTTGGAGGTGGCAAAGTTCTTGGACAAGTGTGAACGAGAACAAGCTCAAGATGAGCCACTGAAAACTATACAAACTCTTAAGCAG ATTCGACTGGAGTCCAGTCGAGGAACTCTGCCGACTCTGTTTGAAGGCGCTGCAGATCGTATACAAATTTGCATTCTGATCCTCATGTGCGGCAAGAACATAGACGAAGGCTTTGGCCTGGCTTACGG CATTATGCAGGACTACAAGCTGGCGGCAATAAAGGTGTTCGGAGCCACTGCTAAGTACCTGTCGAGAAATCAGCGCTTGGGTGAGGTAGAGCGCCTGCTGGACTGCATAGGAAGCAATAACGGCGGAGGCATTTCCACGGAGTCCGACGAAATACTCTCGATTGCCATAAATGCTGCTGTGCACAGCAGTGCTCCAGAGACCAAGCAGATGCTGGACCGGTTGATCAAACGCATCGGCAGCGTGGAGCTGCGGGTCTCCTCCTACATCTACATTGGGCAGCTAAAGTCCGCCTATCTGCTGGCCAACAAGCACGAGCGATTGGCGGATATCCGGCGAATCCTGCGGCAGGCCGAGCTTACCGGTCAGGTTCACATCAAGAAACTGTGCGAGATGAAGCTGCAGCTCAGCGCCCCGCCAACGCTTCTGTGA
- the LOC120454054 gene encoding LOW QUALITY PROTEIN: uncharacterized protein LOC120454054 (The sequence of the model RefSeq protein was modified relative to this genomic sequence to represent the inferred CDS: deleted 1 base in 1 codon; substituted 1 base at 1 genomic stop codon) codes for MDVRLSELIGSHAPLEVYHVYSHSXNHLAESQKIDRGVRSGCGIKCKITGKSVGAIVQSTTKNQNIRESIL; via the exons atggatgtcCGACTCTCAG AACTGATTGGGAGCCATGCGCCACTCGAGGTTTACCACGTATATAGTCATTCATAGAACCACCTGGCAGAGAGCCAGAAGATCGACCGTGGGGTTCGGAGT GGATGTGGGATCAAGTGCAAGATCACCGGCAAATCGGTAGGAGCTATTGTTCAGAGCACTACAAAAAACCAGAACATCCGAGAAAGTATTTTATAA
- the LOC120451302 gene encoding sodium-coupled monocarboxylate transporter 2 yields MSNIEEVLGELQRFAWPDYVAFVSMFLLCIGIGIYFGFMNKSVSEDDYMLGGRKMLVIPIAFSLVASFVSGITLLGLPTEVYSYGVQYLYVSCGVIGMGVAMGVFYLPVFHDLNITSTYEYLEVRFDRRLRLYGSVMFAIMNVAYLPIVIYVPALAFNQVTGIGVHTITPIVCIICVFYTSLGGLKAVVWTDVVQAISMLGALCLVAIKGTRDIGGAGVVLERAWNSDRLEAPDLSIDPTVRHTFWCLFFGGIVYWTQTNAVSQNMIQRYLSLPSLGDARKALCIFCAGVLVLMALCGYNGLLIYATYQNCDPLTTKLAKARDQLLPLFVMKTLGELPGMTGLFIAGVFSAALSSLSTCLNSMSAVVLEDFVKPYVKKPLSSSAINWIMRLVVVGVGVLCVCLVYVVEHMGTVLQLTMSLEAITNGPLFGIFTIGLFLPWINGNSALLGGIMGLIAMSWVSLNAQWAIASGAITYSTKPLNVEQCDYSFNMTTSLANTTHLAASAEDIFPLYRISYMWYTTFGASITIIVALLGTFVFGKNNPNKVDPVLLTPCIRKFFAFGSEKHMDAFKPDIPLQHKLRNDEVAL; encoded by the exons ATGTCAAACATCGAGGAGGTGCTGGGCGAGCTGCAGCGCTTCGCCTGGCCGGATTATGTGGCCTTCGTATCGATGTTCCTGCTctgcatcggcatcggcataTACTTTGGGTTCATGAACAAGTCCGTATCCGAGGACGACTACATGCTGGGAGGGCGAAAGATGTTGGTCATTCCCATCGCCTTCTCGTTGGTGGCCAGCTTTGTGTCCGGCATCACGCTGCTCGGCCTGCCCACGGAGGTGTACTCCTATGGCGTCCAGTACCTTTACGTATCCTGCGGCGTCATCGGCATGGGCGTGGCCATGGGTGTCTTCTATCTGCCGGTATTTCACGACCTAAACATCACCTCCACATACGAG TATCTGGAGGTTCGCTTCGATCGGAGGTTACGCCTTTACGGATCCGTGATGTTTGCCATAATGAAC GTAGCCTATCTGCCCATCGTGATCTATGTTCCGGCATTAGCCTTCAACCAGGTGACGGGAATTGGAGTACACACGATCACGCCGATCGTGTGCATCATCTGCGTCTTCTACACGAGCTTGGGCGGATTGAAGGCAGTCGTCTGGACGGACGTGGTGCAAGCCATATCCATGCTGGGTGCGCTGTGCCTGGTGGCAATAAAGGGCACCCGCGACATTGGAGGAGCTGGAGTGGTTCTGGAGCGGGCTTGGAACAGCGATCGCCTGGAGGCGCCAGA CCTCAGCATCGATCCAACTGTGCGCCACACGTTCTGGTGCCTGTTTTTCGGAGGGATCGTCTACTGGACGCAGACCAACGCAGTATCACAAAACATGATCCAAAGGTACCTGTCACTCCCGTCGCTCGGCGATGCCAGGAAGGCGCTGTGCATCTTCTGCGCCGGTGTGCTCGTCCTAATGGCGCTCTGTGGCTACAATGGTCTGCTAATATACGCCACCTACCAGAACTGTGATCCGCTGACCACCAAG CTGGCAAAGGCCCGAGATCAGCTCCTGCCTCTCTTCGTGATGAAGACCCTGGGTGAGCTTCCGGGCATGACTGGCCTCTTCATTGCCGGCGTCTTCAGTGCCGCTCTGAGTTCCCTCTCCACCTGCCTCAACTCCATGTCCGCCGTGGTGCTGGAGGACTTCGTCAAGCCGTACGTGAAGAAGCCGCTCTCCAGCTCCGCGATCAACTGGATAATGCGGCTGGTGGTCGTCGGAGTAGGTGTACTCTGCGTGTGTCTCGTCTACGTGGTGGAGCACATGGGCACTGTCCTCCAGCTGACCATGAGCCTGGAGGCGATCACGAACGGTCCACTGTTTGGCATCTTTACCATCGGTCTCTTCCTGCCTTGGATCAATGGAAAT AGCGCCTTGCTTGGCGGAATTATGGGATTAATAGCCATGTCCTGGGTGAGCCTCAATGCACAGTGGGCCATCGCCTCTGGAGCCATTACTTACAGCACGAAGCCGCTAAACGTGGAGCAGTGCGACTACAGCTTCAATATGACCACCAGTCTGGCCAACACAACTCATCTGGCAGCATCTGCAGA GGACATTTTTCCGCTCTATCGGATCTCGTACATGTGGTACACCACTTTCGGTGCCTCCATTACGATTATCGTGGCACTGCTGGGCACCTTTGTATTTGGCAAAAACAATCCCAACAAAGTGGATCCAGTGCTGCTCACGCCCTGCATACGAAAGTTCTTTGCTTTTGGCTCGGAAAAGCACATG GATGCCTTCAAGCCCGACATTCCACTGCAGCACAAGCTCCGTAACGACGAGGTGGCCTTATGA
- the LOC120451301 gene encoding neither inactivation nor afterpotential protein G, translated as MGLKFHKILVLAGIVIGFLSVIVVLAGTLLKNSVPNVLAPEERHFAFDYVIVGAGTGGSTLTSLLARNSNGSVLLIEAGGQFGLLSRIPLLTTFQQKGINDWSFLSVPQKHSSKGLIEQRQCLPRGKGLGGSANLNYMLHFDGHGPHFDSWRDLHNLSDWGWAQMRSFMSAAKPKIPDMLEIPRRYSKLTEALDEAQAQFAHKDWSFRRSLYNIRNGMRHSVVQQFLNPVIHHSNLRLLPDALVKRIQLSPSPFLQATSILVGIKDEENREKEFSIEIRRELILCAGAYQTPQLLMASGIGDVSALNKLGIPVQHSLPLVGQNLHDHFNLPLFVSMGVTGPSLNQNTLLNPMTLINYMSSGTGPLGNFGVLGNVASYGGSESPPYGITFFGAGAIDESALMSISNFKGPAFRALFPRYYNASQEGFVVISSCLQPKSRGSVGLLNRHMRRNPLIDPNYLSSEEDVACTIAAIRSAVELVNSTAFATLQPRIHWPRVQECSNFGPFERDFFDNRPSDHYLECLMRHVGLGSHHPAGTCALGSVVDSQLRLQGVSNVRVVDASVLPRPISGNPNSVVVAIALRAASWILKSELQAGDLK; from the exons ATGGGCCTGAAATTCCATA AGATCCTGGTTTTGGCGGGGATTGTAATAGGATTTCTCTCCGTCATCGTTGTCCTGGCCGGCACTCTGCTGAAGAACTCCGTTCCCAATGTCTTGGCACCAGAGGAGCGGCACTTCGCATTCGACTATGTGATTG TGGGTGCTGGAACGGGAGGAAGCACACTCACATCGCTGCTGGCCAGGAACAGCAACGGGAGTGTTTTGCTCATCGAGGCCGGTGGTCAGTTTGGCCTTCTAAGTCGGATTCCCTTGCTGACCACCTTTCAGCAAAAAGGCATCAATGACTGGTCCTTCCTTTCTGTGCCACAGAAACACTCCTCCAAAGGTCTCATCGAACAGAGGCAGTGCCTCCCGAGGGGCAAAGGACTGGGTGGTTCCGCCAATCTGAATTACATGCTGCACTTCGATGGTCACGGACCGCATTTTGATTCCTGGCGGGATCTTCACAATCTAAGCGATTGGGGCTGGGCCCAAATGAGATCCTTCATGTCCGCCGCCAAGCCCAAGATCCCAGATATGCTCGAAATTCCCCGTCGCTACTCCAAATTAACTGAAGCTTTGGACGAAGCGCAGGCGCAGTTTGCCCACAAGGATTGGAGCTTTCGACGCTCTTTGTATAACATAAGGAATGGCATGCGTCATTCAGTGGTACAGCAGTTCCTTAACCCGGTGATCCATCACTCCAATCTGCGACTGCTGCCCGATGCTTTGGTTAAACGGATTCAACTTTCCCCAAGCCCGTTCCTCCAAGCCACCTCGATTCTCGTGGGGATTAAAGACGAGGAGAACAGGGAGAAAGAATTCAGCATCGAGATAAGAAGAGAGTTAATCCTCTGCGCCGGAGCTTACCAAACTCCGCAGCTCCTGATGGCATCTGGAATCGGAGACGTATCCGCCCTGAACAAATTGGGCATTCCCGTTCAACATAGTTTGCCTTTGGTGGGCCAAAACCTGCACGATCACTTCAATCTACCACTTTTTGTATCAATGGGAGTTACTGGGCCCTCACTTAACCAGAATACTCTGTTGAATCCCATGACTTTGATTAACTATATGAGCTCGGGCACGGGACCCTTGGGAAACTTTGGAGTGCTGGGAAATGTGGCCAGTTATGGAGGATCGGAGTCACCGCCCTACGGCATAACCTTCTTCGGAGCCGGCGCCATCGATGAGTCTGCTCTGATGTCAATATCGAATTTCAAGGGCCCAGCATTCCGGGCGCTGTTTCCACGATATTACAATGCCTCCCAGGAGGGATTCGTGGTCATTTCCAGCTGCCTGCAGCCAAAGTCACGCGGATCTGTGGGACTCCTTAACCGACACATGCGGAGAAATCCTCTGATAGATCCGAACTATCTTAGCAGCGAAGAGGATGTGGCCTGCACCATTGCCGCCATTCGAAGTGCAGTCGAG CTGGTCAACTCGACCGCCTTTGCTACACTCCAACCACGCATCCATTGGCCGCGCGTGCAGGAGTGCTCCAACTTCGGTCCCTTCGAGAGGGATTTCTTCGACAACCGTCCATCGGATCATTACCTGGAGTGTCTGATGCGGCACGTTGGCTTGGGATCCCATCATCCTGCTGGCACATGCGCCCTCGGCAGCGTCGTGGACTCGCAATTGAG GTTACAAGGGGTATCCAATGTGCGGGTGGTGGATGCTAGTG TCCTGCCACGTCCGATCTCGGGAAACCCCAACTCGGTGGTGGTTGCCATCGCGTTGAGAGCCGCCTCTTGGATTCTGAAGAGCGAACTGCAGGCCGGCGATTTGAAATGA